The Halalkalicoccus sp. CGA53 genome window below encodes:
- a CDS encoding aminopeptidase: protein MSEEVDDKADDVEFINVDGLAFTPREHERLKSLLHGERFRELAFSDRRYLVLGTGGDTKAADRRMLVDELLGGRPDATAFRLEDFELTTDELALWAAAYENLCGRATQIVLVIEDYEGGYVWELGYHFHEEIREKVWVLKREYGSKSENRAHYDNGMAASHLQLLENAERTILWRDREELEAGVSEIP, encoded by the coding sequence GTGTCCGAAGAGGTTGATGATAAGGCAGATGACGTCGAATTCATCAATGTTGATGGGCTGGCGTTCACTCCGCGTGAGCATGAGCGTCTGAAGTCACTTCTTCACGGTGAACGGTTTCGAGAGCTGGCTTTTAGCGATCGAAGATATCTGGTCCTCGGAACGGGCGGCGATACCAAAGCAGCTGATCGTCGCATGCTGGTCGATGAGCTCTTAGGCGGTCGTCCCGATGCCACGGCGTTCCGATTGGAGGATTTTGAGCTGACTACGGATGAACTTGCGCTATGGGCAGCAGCGTACGAAAATCTCTGCGGTCGAGCGACACAGATCGTCCTCGTCATTGAGGATTACGAGGGAGGATACGTGTGGGAACTCGGCTATCACTTCCACGAGGAGATTCGGGAGAAGGTATGGGTCCTCAAACGAGAGTACGGGAGTAAGAGCGAAAATAGAGCCCACTACGATAACGGGATGGCTGCTTCGCACCTGCAGCTACTCGAGAACGCGGAGCGAACAATTCTCTGGAGAGATCGAGAGGAGTTAGAAGCCGGAGTAAGCGAGATACCGTGA
- a CDS encoding aldo/keto reductase, whose amino-acid sequence MQYTTLGSTGMSVSQICLGTMNFGLDSEGWKLDEADSRQIIERAIDLGINFIDTANVYRDGESEAVLGDVISEYDRDSLVIATKVYGSMDENDPNAQGLSRKAIEQELAASLDRLGIETVDLYQIHRWDDETPIEETLRTLDDAVRRTQVRYIGGSSMWAYQFAEALHTSDQISLERFVSMQNHYNPVYREEEREMLPLCDHEGIGVIPWSPLARGYLTRPHDAFDSTARGSEEADSRKDRHAVYRAGGGEEINRRIEELAEDHGVTMAQLTIAWHLHTGYVTAPIIGVSSIDHLEDAVEAVEISLSDSDREYIEEPYEPVEVVGHD is encoded by the coding sequence GTGCAGTACACAACCCTCGGATCGACCGGCATGTCCGTCAGTCAGATCTGTCTCGGGACGATGAATTTTGGTCTCGACAGTGAAGGCTGGAAACTTGATGAGGCCGATAGTAGGCAGATCATCGAACGTGCGATCGACCTCGGAATCAATTTCATCGATACAGCAAACGTCTACCGCGATGGAGAGAGCGAAGCAGTCCTCGGAGACGTAATCTCCGAATATGACCGCGACTCGCTCGTTATCGCGACCAAAGTCTATGGATCGATGGACGAAAATGACCCGAACGCACAAGGGCTCTCTCGCAAGGCAATCGAGCAGGAGCTCGCAGCTTCGCTCGACCGCCTCGGAATAGAGACGGTCGATCTCTACCAGATCCACCGGTGGGATGACGAAACACCGATCGAGGAGACGCTCCGAACGCTCGATGACGCGGTCCGGAGAACTCAAGTGCGATACATCGGGGGATCCTCGATGTGGGCATATCAGTTCGCGGAGGCCCTCCATACCAGCGACCAAATCAGTTTGGAGCGGTTCGTCTCGATGCAGAACCACTACAACCCGGTCTACCGGGAAGAAGAACGCGAGATGCTCCCTCTCTGTGACCACGAGGGGATTGGGGTCATTCCATGGAGTCCATTGGCCCGAGGATACCTGACGCGTCCGCACGACGCGTTCGATTCGACTGCCCGTGGAAGCGAAGAGGCCGACTCACGAAAAGACAGACATGCTGTCTATCGTGCTGGGGGCGGAGAGGAGATCAATCGACGGATCGAAGAACTCGCCGAGGACCATGGCGTGACAATGGCGCAGCTCACGATCGCCTGGCATCTCCATACCGGTTATGTGACGGCACCGATCATCGGCGTCTCGAGCATTGATCATCTCGAAGACGCTGTCGAAGCGGTCGAAATATCGCTCTCTGACTCCGATCGCGAATATATCGAAGAGCCATACGAACCGGTTGAGGTCGTCGGTCACGACTAA
- a CDS encoding alpha/beta fold hydrolase, producing the protein MEMIVSVDGTAIAYERSGSGPPLVVVHGTTADHTRWEPVRSAFEKHFTVYAVDRRGRGESSDAAEYELEREFEDVAAVADTINEPVILLGHSFGALCSLEATLRTDSIEKLVLYEPPIPVGEHQLYSEEVLTEMETLLDDGENEQALVLFFLEVAKIPLAQIDVLKSAPNWQARVDAAHTAYRETQAPADYEFDPLRFRNMTTPTLLLLGSESPQYLEDATEAINDALLNSRIAILDGQQHVAMNTAPELFINEVLAFLSESN; encoded by the coding sequence ATGGAAATGATCGTTTCAGTAGATGGAACTGCGATTGCATACGAACGTTCAGGGAGCGGGCCTCCGCTCGTGGTCGTGCATGGAACGACCGCAGATCACACACGGTGGGAACCGGTCCGCTCCGCCTTCGAAAAACACTTTACGGTTTACGCGGTCGACCGTCGCGGTCGGGGAGAGAGCAGCGATGCCGCCGAGTATGAGCTGGAACGGGAGTTTGAAGATGTCGCCGCAGTCGCCGATACGATCAATGAACCGGTAATCTTGCTCGGTCATTCTTTCGGCGCACTCTGTTCGCTGGAGGCGACCCTCCGGACCGACTCTATCGAGAAACTCGTGCTGTACGAACCGCCGATTCCAGTCGGAGAGCACCAACTCTACTCCGAGGAAGTACTCACTGAAATGGAGACCCTACTTGACGATGGCGAGAACGAACAGGCGCTCGTGTTGTTCTTCCTTGAGGTTGCCAAAATTCCGCTCGCACAGATCGATGTGCTCAAATCCGCTCCGAACTGGCAGGCCCGTGTGGACGCGGCCCATACAGCATATCGTGAGACCCAAGCACCCGCCGACTACGAGTTCGATCCTCTCCGATTTCGGAATATGACCACTCCGACGTTGCTCTTGTTAGGGAGCGAGAGTCCGCAGTATCTCGAAGATGCAACAGAGGCGATCAACGACGCGCTCCTCAATAGCCGGATCGCTATCCTTGACGGGCAACAACACGTTGCTATGAATACCGCGCCAGAACTCTTCATCAATGAGGTGCTTGCGTTCTTAAGTGAGTCAAATTAA
- a CDS encoding NAD-dependent epimerase/dehydratase family protein → MTDALVIGGTGFIGRHTIENLLDHDYDVTSLSRGEPEFPFSDPGAVDHLIGDRSDRTTLERAATRLDQAVVIDCAAFYPRDVEIAVDVFADADAYVYVSSGGIYRVQEIPKREDETPLQTCSSEQATDDTMASYGARKAEGDRIARAAADRGIAAMSVRPSVLYGPQSVQSQDIDPTDSPPTWIDGMPVNQTLHDYWIDRVDRFDRIVVPGDGTAIWHRSYVEDVADSLRIVAERGEPGEAYNVADRRVCTLEDVIRLIADVFKTTIDVVHASRRELDQVGLEPTDFILYHHPMTGYPHVLDTCKVQTLGWESTRVEIAMERTVKERIDHIRDRGEHPPNRDAEERLLAELA, encoded by the coding sequence ATGACCGACGCCCTCGTCATCGGCGGTACCGGCTTCATCGGACGGCACACGATCGAGAACCTTCTCGACCACGACTACGACGTCACGAGTCTGAGTCGCGGTGAACCGGAGTTCCCGTTCTCTGATCCCGGAGCCGTCGACCATTTGATCGGAGACCGCAGCGACCGGACCACGCTCGAGCGTGCCGCCACGCGACTCGATCAGGCTGTTGTGATCGATTGTGCAGCTTTCTATCCCCGGGACGTCGAGATCGCTGTCGACGTATTTGCCGACGCTGACGCGTACGTCTACGTCTCGAGCGGTGGCATATACAGAGTCCAAGAGATCCCTAAACGCGAGGACGAGACACCACTACAAACGTGTTCGTCCGAACAGGCCACCGACGATACGATGGCCAGCTATGGGGCTCGGAAGGCCGAGGGCGACCGGATCGCCCGAGCGGCCGCCGATCGCGGCATCGCAGCGATGAGCGTTCGCCCCTCCGTCCTCTACGGACCTCAATCCGTTCAGTCCCAGGACATCGATCCGACCGATTCACCCCCGACATGGATCGACGGGATGCCGGTGAATCAAACCCTCCATGATTACTGGATCGATCGTGTCGATCGGTTCGATCGGATCGTCGTTCCCGGTGATGGGACGGCGATTTGGCATCGGTCCTACGTCGAGGACGTGGCCGATTCGCTCCGGATCGTGGCTGAACGCGGCGAGCCCGGAGAGGCGTACAATGTCGCTGATCGGCGAGTGTGTACACTCGAAGACGTCATCAGACTGATTGCCGACGTATTCAAGACCACGATCGATGTCGTACACGCAAGTCGACGCGAACTCGATCAGGTCGGCCTCGAACCGACCGACTTCATCCTGTACCATCATCCCATGACGGGCTATCCACATGTGCTCGACACCTGTAAGGTTCAGACACTTGGATGGGAATCGACCCGTGTCGAGATAGCGATGGAGCGGACGGTCAAGGAGCGGATCGACCATATCCGAGACCGGGGCGAACATCCTCCAAACCGTGACGCCGAAGAACGTCTGCTCGCTGAACTCGCCTAA
- a CDS encoding pirin family protein, producing MDDSPSAQTQSRIYTAPRTDISQNQGKFRIHFNYPGRAVPDHDDHGYGPLATVVESFMDPGTLIRMHQHRNEEIISWVPDGVMRHDDRQGNELVTDSDHLMVMNAGSGFWHAEETLADDPPLRMLQIFVRPHSLDLEPGIQHEPIPKSVIGEWRHLFGPEETEAPLYVRNDIDFYDCRLDAGTTTTLPSRSDWHTYLYVFEGAVEVGDESIGYTESALVADDRDVTVTAREDSSIVAFVINPDAPVTRQGTIGR from the coding sequence ATGGACGATTCTCCCTCGGCACAGACACAGTCTCGTATCTATACGGCGCCGCGAACGGATATCTCGCAGAACCAGGGCAAATTCCGGATTCACTTCAACTATCCCGGTCGGGCTGTCCCCGATCACGACGACCACGGCTACGGGCCGCTCGCGACCGTCGTTGAGTCGTTCATGGACCCGGGGACGCTCATCCGGATGCATCAGCACCGCAACGAGGAGATCATCTCGTGGGTTCCGGACGGCGTGATGCGCCATGACGACCGCCAGGGCAACGAACTCGTCACCGATTCCGACCATCTGATGGTGATGAACGCCGGCAGCGGCTTCTGGCACGCCGAGGAGACACTCGCGGATGACCCGCCCCTGCGGATGCTCCAGATATTCGTCCGGCCGCACAGCCTCGACCTCGAGCCGGGCATCCAGCACGAACCAATTCCCAAGTCGGTCATTGGTGAGTGGCGGCACCTCTTCGGCCCCGAGGAGACCGAGGCCCCGCTGTACGTTCGCAACGACATCGACTTCTATGACTGCCGCCTCGATGCCGGCACCACGACCACGCTCCCGTCCCGGTCTGACTGGCACACCTACCTGTACGTCTTTGAGGGAGCCGTCGAGGTTGGAGACGAGTCCATAGGGTACACCGAAAGCGCCCTTGTGGCCGACGACCGCGACGTGACGGTCACTGCGAGGGAGGACTCATCGATCGTCGCGTTTGTAATCAACCCTGACGCTCCGGTCACACGGCAGGGCACGATCGGCCGCTGA
- a CDS encoding ArsR/SmtB family transcription factor, producing the protein MDDGGGLLPEHSILSLEEYLEMQRVIGNETRFRVLDRLISEGQQSAKELTEALAVPSNTLHYHLDTLVDVGLIENRKRKQPTRDGLYSYYRATSLGEGILEHGVRELMREEWDLLEAYGE; encoded by the coding sequence GTGGACGACGGAGGTGGGTTGCTCCCCGAGCACAGTATCCTCTCTCTCGAGGAGTACTTGGAGATGCAACGGGTGATCGGGAACGAGACGAGGTTTCGGGTACTTGATCGACTGATCTCGGAGGGGCAACAGAGCGCAAAGGAACTCACAGAAGCGCTTGCGGTTCCTTCGAACACCCTTCATTACCACCTCGATACGCTCGTCGATGTCGGTCTCATCGAGAATCGAAAACGAAAACAGCCTACCCGAGACGGTCTCTACTCGTACTATCGAGCAACCTCGCTGGGTGAAGGCATTCTCGAACATGGGGTACGTGAGTTGATGCGTGAGGAGTGGGACCTTCTCGAGGCCTACGGCGAGTAG
- a CDS encoding toxin-antitoxin system TumE family protein has product MVYRVIEDVEDRVADRVIRRKIIQTDDPKYPSGYRYALHYGYTDGRGTILRYDNENRTRGRHERHTTEEVTEVEFPGIMVLRDRFLEEIETL; this is encoded by the coding sequence ATGGTGTACAGGGTCATCGAGGACGTGGAGGATCGAGTTGCGGATCGTGTCATCCGCCGAAAGATCATCCAGACCGACGACCCCAAGTACCCTAGCGGTTACCGATACGCGCTCCACTACGGCTATACCGATGGACGGGGCACCATCCTCCGATACGACAACGAGAATCGAACGCGCGGGCGCCACGAACGCCACACGACCGAGGAAGTGACCGAGGTCGAATTTCCGGGGATAATGGTACTCCGCGATCGGTTTCTCGAGGAGATCGAAACGCTATGA
- a CDS encoding HVO_A0114 family putative DNA-binding protein codes for MTENTLKITFKEQDEHRTAARERLRRAEAGESGEAVEQDVRFILNFEEFEDVDRLMRTSNLELVEAIVTDRPESIRQAAAAVDRDYREVHRNLKELEALGVVEFETVGKSKKPILREGAENIDLSIRFPRPAGSDPPGASV; via the coding sequence ATGACCGAGAACACACTCAAAATCACGTTCAAGGAACAGGACGAGCATCGCACAGCGGCTCGCGAGCGGCTCCGTCGGGCTGAAGCCGGCGAGAGCGGCGAGGCGGTCGAGCAGGACGTCAGATTCATCTTGAATTTCGAGGAATTCGAGGACGTCGACCGGCTGATGCGAACGTCGAATCTCGAACTCGTCGAGGCGATCGTCACCGACCGTCCAGAGAGCATCCGCCAGGCGGCCGCTGCTGTGGACCGCGACTACCGGGAAGTGCATCGGAATCTCAAAGAGCTCGAAGCGTTAGGCGTCGTCGAGTTCGAAACGGTCGGCAAGAGTAAGAAGCCGATTCTTCGGGAGGGTGCCGAGAACATCGATCTCTCGATCCGTTTCCCGCGACCTGCCGGTTCAGACCCCCCCGGGGCGTCGGTGTGA
- a CDS encoding hydantoinase/oxoprolinase family protein — translation MQMILVGVDIGGTFTDIYKINNQTGEQEIHKLNTTPEDPSKGALEGIKEICELTDTDPTDIKYVLHGTTIATNAVLEHEGVETGMITTENYRDVIHIGRHQRPQNYSIQQDIPWQAAPLVKRRHRKTVLERIIPPDGDIEIPLDEDAVIQKANGFREENIKSIAICFLFSYLNEEHENRAKELVEEVYPEAYVTTSCEVYPQFREFERFTTTAMNAYIGPTVIEYLNQFKSGLQNVGIDAELHIMQSNGGIGTESTVAQTPVNLLYSGPAGGILGAKWRSGANTAEAEDINVITIDMGGTSADIGIVAGGEISEANVRETEIGGYPIMTPMIDISTIGAGGGSIAYLDQGGAFRVGPKSAGADPGPIAYNFGGTEPTVTDAHVALGRIREEFFLGGDMTLNLEGARKGIKQEIADPLGLDTVEASLGVLNIVNNNMANAIRSKTIQKGRDPQKFTLVGFGGAGPMHTADLARELGVAKCLIPISPGVLSATGLTTTDIQYDYISTEFSLISEAEHDDITAKYDKLIDQATSQITADGIPESDTLLEMTADCRYEGQGYELNIRVGQNGRLDDLETIRNRFDKYHESEFGHNFPHNPVEIVNERVAAVGRIPSSELVEVEQATGPVVDEVITTEEVHFRLDQEIVGYETDFYDRNTLMAGHEIQGPAIIGEKDSTTIVPPDFTATVLDYGDLELVQTE, via the coding sequence ATGCAAATGATATTGGTTGGCGTAGATATCGGTGGTACATTTACTGATATCTACAAAATCAACAACCAAACCGGGGAACAGGAGATACACAAATTGAATACCACGCCAGAAGACCCGTCAAAAGGGGCGCTGGAGGGGATCAAAGAGATTTGTGAGCTAACAGACACAGACCCTACAGACATTAAGTACGTTCTGCACGGCACAACGATCGCCACGAATGCGGTCTTAGAACACGAAGGCGTTGAAACGGGAATGATTACTACCGAGAATTACCGTGACGTCATCCACATTGGGCGTCACCAGCGCCCACAAAACTACTCCATCCAGCAAGACATCCCTTGGCAAGCCGCCCCTCTCGTAAAACGCCGCCACCGGAAGACAGTTCTAGAACGGATCATACCACCGGATGGCGATATTGAGATCCCACTTGACGAGGACGCAGTTATTCAAAAAGCGAATGGGTTTCGAGAAGAGAATATCAAGTCGATCGCCATCTGCTTCTTGTTCTCCTATCTAAACGAAGAACACGAAAACCGTGCAAAAGAGCTTGTGGAAGAGGTCTATCCCGAGGCGTACGTCACTACCTCCTGCGAGGTGTACCCACAGTTCCGCGAGTTCGAACGCTTTACCACCACGGCGATGAACGCCTACATCGGTCCGACAGTCATAGAGTACCTAAACCAATTCAAATCAGGCCTACAAAATGTTGGTATTGACGCTGAACTGCACATCATGCAGTCCAATGGAGGAATTGGCACCGAGTCAACAGTTGCGCAAACGCCCGTAAATCTACTATACTCCGGGCCGGCAGGTGGGATCCTTGGGGCAAAGTGGCGAAGCGGCGCCAACACTGCCGAAGCCGAGGACATTAACGTCATCACGATTGACATGGGTGGAACGAGCGCAGATATCGGAATCGTGGCCGGCGGAGAGATCAGCGAGGCGAATGTTCGCGAGACCGAGATTGGTGGCTACCCAATCATGACGCCCATGATTGACATCTCCACGATCGGAGCTGGTGGAGGAAGTATTGCGTACCTCGACCAAGGCGGAGCATTCCGCGTCGGTCCAAAGTCCGCGGGTGCCGATCCGGGACCCATCGCTTATAATTTTGGTGGAACCGAACCCACCGTCACTGACGCTCACGTAGCCCTCGGACGCATACGCGAAGAGTTCTTCCTCGGTGGCGATATGACCCTTAATCTGGAGGGCGCCCGAAAGGGAATCAAACAAGAGATCGCCGACCCACTCGGACTTGATACAGTTGAGGCCAGTCTGGGAGTCTTGAACATTGTCAACAACAATATGGCGAACGCGATCCGGTCGAAGACCATTCAGAAGGGACGTGATCCCCAGAAATTCACGCTCGTCGGCTTCGGTGGCGCGGGACCAATGCATACTGCCGACTTGGCGCGAGAGCTCGGCGTCGCGAAATGTCTAATCCCAATCAGTCCGGGTGTGCTCTCTGCGACCGGCCTCACCACCACGGATATCCAGTACGACTACATTAGCACTGAGTTTAGCCTCATCTCGGAGGCCGAGCACGACGATATCACCGCGAAATACGACAAGCTAATCGACCAGGCCACCTCCCAAATTACCGCAGATGGCATTCCAGAGTCAGACACCCTTCTCGAAATGACCGCGGACTGCAGGTATGAGGGCCAAGGATACGAATTAAACATCCGGGTCGGTCAGAATGGTAGACTCGACGACCTCGAAACGATCCGAAACCGGTTTGACAAGTATCACGAATCTGAGTTCGGTCACAATTTTCCGCATAACCCTGTGGAGATTGTTAACGAACGAGTGGCTGCGGTCGGACGAATTCCTTCGTCAGAACTTGTCGAAGTCGAACAAGCAACGGGTCCAGTGGTCGATGAGGTCATCACGACTGAGGAGGTCCACTTCCGGTTAGATCAGGAGATTGTGGGGTACGAGACCGACTTTTATGATCGGAATACGCTGATGGCCGGTCATGAAATCCAGGGCCCGGCCATCATCGGCGAAAAGGACTCGACGACGATCGTTCCACCGGACTTCACGGCGACTGTCTTAGATTACGGTGACCTTGAACTGGTGCAAACGGAGTAA
- a CDS encoding hydantoinase B/oxoprolinase family protein yields the protein MTKIETRTYETVREQTSPRIDTDDPESEVDPVTRRVINGNLVNICDEMGHKMTRMSYSSIIRESEDFGCALLNEQGQQLCETDSTPLQMGPIPAYVKGTIDLFDERGETFNEGDVIIHNDPYYGASHAPDFGIILPVFRDGGLTAFSVTTAHHLEVGADKPGTCIIDTIDSYSESIRLDALKIIEGGERNKTAWQLIGDNIRVPDMVMGDIEAQISAAKVGANRLHELFDEYGHDTVKYAGEAMMNYSERMLRDEIEKLPDGEYSAEGYIDGYLDSENPDEKDIFLAVDMTVDGRDIHVDLSRCDDQLDNRPINMPYEGTVFYAVLLVIRSTLLDTERFPLVPQNDGISRPLSVHAPEGSIANPRFPAPTIARFCGGNKIADLTLKCIAQAAPEKACAGVGNLKVTTSSGVTEDDEYWVYMDISSGSYGARPTKDGLDAVDTLYANTRNNPIEDIESHYPIRVTKYELREDVEGAGKYRGGYGPIREFEYQSDGRVSVEGDGSKFEPWGFGGGHDGSTGKLIVEGEIDEETPRSKMTNKPIEKGQRLRLVGPCGGGWGDPTERDPNRVRSDVLDDFVSRERAREVYRVALTDDLEIDWEETEQLRS from the coding sequence ATGACAAAAATTGAAACTAGGACCTACGAGACTGTCCGCGAACAGACCAGTCCCCGTATCGATACCGACGATCCTGAATCCGAAGTTGACCCAGTGACCCGCCGGGTCATCAACGGAAATCTAGTGAATATCTGTGACGAGATGGGTCACAAGATGACTAGAATGAGCTATTCGAGTATCATCAGGGAGTCTGAGGATTTCGGTTGTGCGCTCCTGAACGAACAAGGGCAACAACTGTGTGAGACCGACAGCACTCCCCTGCAGATGGGCCCTATTCCAGCGTACGTCAAAGGAACCATCGACCTTTTCGACGAGCGGGGTGAAACGTTCAACGAAGGAGACGTCATCATCCACAACGACCCGTACTACGGTGCAAGTCACGCACCAGATTTTGGGATTATTCTACCCGTCTTCCGTGATGGTGGCCTTACCGCGTTTTCCGTGACCACAGCTCATCACTTGGAGGTGGGTGCTGATAAGCCCGGGACGTGCATCATAGACACGATCGATTCCTATAGTGAGTCGATACGCTTAGACGCGCTGAAAATTATAGAGGGTGGTGAGCGAAACAAGACTGCCTGGCAGCTCATCGGGGACAACATCCGCGTCCCGGATATGGTAATGGGCGATATCGAGGCGCAGATCTCTGCCGCCAAGGTTGGTGCCAATCGGCTACACGAACTCTTCGACGAGTATGGCCATGATACCGTCAAATATGCCGGTGAGGCCATGATGAACTACTCTGAGCGGATGCTCCGGGATGAAATCGAGAAACTTCCAGATGGAGAATACTCCGCTGAAGGGTATATTGACGGCTATCTCGACTCAGAAAACCCCGACGAGAAGGACATTTTTCTAGCTGTCGATATGACTGTCGACGGGCGGGATATTCATGTTGACCTCTCCCGGTGTGATGATCAGTTAGACAACCGGCCGATCAATATGCCCTACGAGGGGACCGTCTTCTACGCAGTGTTACTCGTAATCAGATCAACATTACTAGATACTGAACGGTTCCCTCTCGTTCCGCAAAACGATGGAATCAGTCGGCCACTATCGGTCCACGCCCCGGAAGGGTCGATCGCCAACCCACGGTTCCCCGCACCGACGATTGCCCGGTTCTGTGGCGGTAACAAGATCGCCGATCTGACGCTGAAGTGCATCGCACAGGCAGCGCCCGAGAAAGCTTGTGCCGGCGTTGGCAACCTGAAAGTTACTACAAGCAGTGGGGTTACCGAGGATGATGAATACTGGGTGTACATGGACATCTCCTCGGGAAGTTACGGGGCTCGTCCGACCAAAGATGGCCTTGACGCGGTCGACACTTTGTACGCGAACACCCGGAACAATCCCATCGAAGACATTGAGAGTCACTACCCAATTCGTGTAACGAAGTACGAACTTCGGGAAGACGTCGAAGGGGCAGGAAAGTACCGCGGTGGCTATGGACCGATACGGGAATTCGAGTACCAAAGCGATGGTCGGGTCTCAGTCGAAGGCGATGGGTCAAAGTTCGAACCGTGGGGCTTCGGTGGTGGCCATGACGGTTCTACAGGTAAACTGATCGTCGAAGGTGAGATCGACGAGGAGACTCCCCGATCGAAGATGACGAACAAACCTATCGAGAAAGGGCAACGGCTACGACTCGTCGGACCTTGTGGTGGCGGCTGGGGCGATCCAACGGAACGTGATCCGAATCGCGTTCGGAGTGATGTCCTAGATGACTTCGTTAGTCGAGAAAGAGCAAGGGAAGTCTACCGGGTTGCACTCACCGACGACCTCGAGATTGACTGGGAAGAAACCGAGCAGCTTCGGAGCTAG